In Pan troglodytes isolate AG18354 chromosome 20, NHGRI_mPanTro3-v2.0_pri, whole genome shotgun sequence, the genomic window ctggggactggactcctgggtctgagggaggaggggctgagggCCTCGATTCCAggatctgagggaggaggggctggggactggactcctgggtctgagggaggaggggctggggactggactcctgggtctgagggagaaGGGGCtcggggcctggactcctgggtctgagggaggagttgggggcctggactcctgggtttgagggaggaggggctgggggcctggactcctgggtctgagggagaaGGGGCtcggggcctggactcctgggtctgagggaggagttgggggcctggactcctgggtttgagggagaagaaggggctgggggcctggactcctgggtctgagggagaaggggctggggcctggactcctgggtctgagggaggagttgggggcctggactcctgcgtttgagggaggagaaggggctgggggcctggactcctgggtctgagggagaaggggctggggcctggactcctgggtctgagggaggaattgggggcctggactcctgggtttgagggaggagaaggggctgggggcttggactcctgggtctgagggaggaggggctgagggCCTCGATTccagggtctgagggaggaggggctggggactgGACTCCTggatctgagggaggaggggctggggactggactcctgggtctgagggaggaggggctggtgaCTGGActtctgggtctgagggaggaggggctggggactgGACTTcagggtctgagggaggaggggctggggactggactcctgggtctgagggaggaggggctggggcctggactccagggtctgagggaggaggggctggggcctggactccagggtctgagggaggaggggctggggcctggactccaGGGTCTcagggaggagaggctggggcctggacttcagggtctgagggaggaggggctggggcctggactccaCGGTctcagggaggaggggctggggcctggactcctggatctaagggaggaggggctggggcttgGGCTTCTGTCTGGGATAGGAGGGCCACATGGTCCTGAAGGAGTAGATTGGAGCCAAGACTCCACAGACCTGCACACAAAGGGTGTTAGGGGCCAGGAGTCCCACGAACCATATATAATTGGGTAAGGACAGCCATATTGGACGCCTGGGTCCCGAGCAGAAGAGGGGATAGAGGCTGTACTGCTGAATTCCGGGACTAGAAACCTCGCATCCTTGGGAGCCGGTACCTGCAGCTCCGCGAAGCCCAGCCCGGCCAACTCCAGCGGCTGGCAGCGGGTGCTCAGAGCGCGCCCCTTCTCTCCGCGCCGCTCCTCTGCCTCTCGCTCCAGCTCTTGCTTTGCAATCTGCAGCAGCAGAGTCTGCAGAGGGGTGGGAGGGAAGCGCAGCCCACCCGGGGCTTCAGGATAAAGACCAGGCGTGGGGAACCGCCTCTGCCCTTCTAAACCCTCCAGTTTGGTCTCCACTGTTCCAAGGCCCCGTCCCACCCCGAGCAGTACTCCCCGCTAAAGCCACGCCCCGAGCGGCCAAACCCCGCCCACTTCCGCCCACCTACCCCGAAAGCCCCACCCATTCTCAAGCTCCGCCCCCTGAGCACCTGCCTGCTCTTTCCCAGTCCCGCCCGTCCTCACCTTCAGCTGCAATTTTCTCGAGGCGGAGATCTTAGATTTTTTCTGCCAGGGTGAGATGGAGCAAGGAAGGATCATGGAGGGGGATTCGGAGACGACGGTGGAGGGGACCTCAAGACACCCCCAGCAACCCCAGCCGGTCCAGATTTGGGCCCATGTCCAACTTGAGCCCTGAGTCTACGGGAGGCCACGCCCCTCATTCCCATCCACCAATCCGGGTCTCTTCCTTTGGATAGGCACTTCCCATCTATCCCTAAGCAAGTCCGAGGGCAACGGAGCTCCGCCCGCAGGCTGCTGTCACCAATCCGAGCATGACCCTCTGCAAAACTCCGCCCCTGAAGCGCCTCCGCGTAGTCCCCGCCCCCTTCGCAGCCCTGGCTCCTCCCCCCACTACCAGGGTCTTGGATCCCTCCGGCGCCTGTACTCTGCCCCCAGGAAGCCCCGTCCCACCTTGGCGTGCGGCTCCGTGGCATAAGCGCGGTAGTTGGAGGAGCGGCGTCTGATTGGGGCTGGTGCAGGGCGAGGTTCCCTAGCCTGGGTTTGGAGGAGTGGGGACCCCATCACCACCAAGAAGACCCCACCCAGCCCTTACCGTACCGCACCCTCTGCTAGGGCTGCAGCCTCCCGCCCCAGACCCCTCACTGCAGCGCCCACCCTGGCCCTGGGGGTCCCAGCCCCGCCTTAGCCCGCTGCTCTCACCGCATCGCTGCTCCTGGAAGGAGAGAAACCAAGGAGGGGGGTTAGTGGTGGGCTGTGTCCTGTCTGTCTCCTAAGGGACCCCTGGAGTCCCCTCTGAACAAGAGGTCGGGGGACCCCGCTTCCCCTTCCTTGGGTTCCAGGAGTCTGACTCGCAAACCCACTTCCTCTCTTCACCCAAGAGTCCCTACCCCTACCTCGCAGGCCAAGGGTCCAGCCTCTGAGCTCCGACCCCTCTTGGGAACCCAGGAGGTCGCCCCCAACTCCCACTGCCTTGGGGCATCACTCACCCATCCGCCATGCTGAGACTCAGGCCGGGAATGGCAGGAGGCAGGGCGAGGACAGGGGCGTTTGGAGGGTCAGTGAGGGGGCCGCCCGGGTGACCTTCAGGGTCCCAGGGACCGTCAGTCTCCTCCGGGCTGCTTGAGACTCCCCGAGGACACTGAGATAAAGGGCGAGGACACAGACTAAATATACTgtcacctcctcctccccctgcccacTATGCGAGATAACGGGGGCGCGTGAGGGGCGGGGTGGGCCCTGCTCCAGCTGGATCACCAGCCACCTCCGGGCACAGGAATCCGGACCCTCCTCCCTCTGATCCTGGAGTCCTagacccctcctccctcagacccagagAATGCCCGACCTcccaacctcctcctccctcagtcccAGGACCCTGGGAGACCCTGGCCACTCCCTCACaaaggagtccaggcccccagcccccttTTCCCTCAGACTCAAGTGTCTGGGCCCCCAGCTCCTCTTCCCTCAGACCCaagagtccaggcccccagcccctcctccctcagacccaagagtccaggcccccagcccctcctccttcagacccaggaatccaggccccagcccctcctccctcagacccaggagtccaggcctccagcccctcctccctcagacccaagagtccaggcccccagcccctcctccctcagacccaggggtccaggcccccagcccctccctcagACAAGGGAGTCCAGGCAGGCCCCCAGCACACTTCTTCTCTCAGACTCAAGAGTCTGCAccctcagctcctcctccctcagaccagGAGTCCAGGACCCCAATCCCTCTCCCCTCAGATCCAGGACCCCAATCCCTctcccctcagacccaggagtccaggccactcaataaatgttgttgaTTAATTTGAGGATGCAGCTGTGCTGGGGGCTAGCTCTCAGTCAATAGCACTGGGAAATCCATCCCTCGTCCACTTGGAAACCCAGGAATCTGGTTTCTGGCTTCCTCTGTCCAGCACTCCTGGGCCTTTCTCTCCCAGCCCTGGAGACGGACATAGGACAGGAAAGACGCTTGGACACACAGAAGGGTGGACACAACTTGCTTTACTTGAACCATCTGGGTGCTGACCAGGCCCTGGTGAGGAGACACCCCAGCCCCCAGTCAGCCACAGGGTGCCTGGGAACAAGGGGGCCAAAGTCAAGGGCCTGAGACTCAGTGTCAGATCCTAGGCTGGGCTTAGAGCCTCAGAAGTGGAATTTGGAATTCTGAGAGAACAATCTAGAATTCTAGGAATAGACCATAGAATCTCAGAAATGGAATTTGAAAGTCTACCAACACTCCCGGGGTGGGGGTGGCGGGTACTGAGTGGGAATGATTAGAATAAAATTGAGGACTCTAGCAGCGGACTTAGAATGGTATCAGCGGGTTCTCATCCTACAACCTGACTTTGGAAGTTGGAGATAAGGGGTGTCTAGGGGTTGGGTCAGACTCCAGTTTTGGAGTCTGACTCACAGTTGGGCGGAGCCAAGGCCCCCTGAGGCTGAGCCAGAACCTCTGAGAGTGAACCTGGAGACTCAGAGGGCAGCTGGCAGGGCTCACAGTGTGGGTTCCCGCCCTGCAGAGGCTGGGTCAGGCCCTCGAGGGCTGGGCTGCTGGCTTCAAGAGGCTGGGCCAGGACGTCAAGGGGCGGAGTTCCGGGTTCCACAGCTGGGACAGTGTTGCCTAGAGCTGATTCCTGGGACTTGCAGAAACGTGCGAAGGTCTCTGAAGGCCTGGCCCCGGTCTGTGGAGCAAATCCAGCTGCCTGAGCTAGCTCCCTGACCCGGGTGTGGAATCCCTGCAGCTGCTCCTGCCGCACGTCCACCAGGTACCTGCAGACGGGAAGCGCCCTGTCAGGGACCCAGATTTTGATCCCCAGCCAGGATgttccccaccctccaccccactgACTCACCGGGCTAATTCCACAATCAAGTTCCCTCCGGGTGCCACACAGGCCCCAAGCTCAGGGATGAGAAGATGGACCATACTGCAGAGAGGACAGAGGACAGGCTGAGATTCAGCTCCAAATCCGGAGGGAGGATGGGGCTCTGGGATCCCAGACAATGAGGGAGGAGGGGCGGCAAAACTGGAGTCTGGGTCCTGGGAAAGAAGGGAGCAGGAGGTCTGGACTCTGGGGTaccagggaggaggggctgggactggactcctgggtctgagggaggaggggctgggggcctggactcctgggtctgaaggaggaggggctgggggcctggactcctgggtctaagcaaggaggggctgggggcctggactcctgggtctgaaggaggggctgggggcctggactcttgggtctgagggaggaggggctgggggcctggactcctgggtctgagggaggaggggctagGGCCTGGGTTCCAGGATCTgagggaggagaggctggggctTGAGTTCCAGGGTCTGagtgaggaggggctggggcttgAGTTCCAGGGTCTGagtgaggaggggctggggcttgAGTTCCAGGGTCTGagtgaggaggggctggggcttgAGTTccagggtctgagggaggaggggctggggcttgAGTTCCAGGGTCTGagtgaggaggggctggggcttgAGTTCCAGGGTCTGagtgaggaggggctggggcttgAGTTccagggtctgagggaggaggggctggcggCCTGATCCTGGGTCTTTGTGAGCACAGCTGCCTCCCCGCTTACCCACAGGCCACATAGAGGAGCTGGAATCGGCCGTTGTAGCAGCTCTTGTGGTGGAGAGTCTGAGCAGAATTGAGCGGCAGGAAGTGGATGGTGAAAGATTCCGGGGTGGGGGCTGCTGGGGGAAGGGGATAGAGGGGTCACCTCTGACAGGCGGAGCCATAAGGGCGGAAAGCCAGAGAGATACACAGAGCTGGGCAGAGCTGGGCAGGCACACAGGACTTGGAGATAACACTTTTTGTCCTcttgcagctttttaaaaaatcctctaagGTAGGCTCCTGGAAAGTTCTGGGAAGGTCAGCCTGGCAGGCAGAGACTCACTGTACAGATCAGGCAACTGAGACtctagagagggaaagagggtggGTGGCCAGGGCCACATGTGACATGCCCTGTCAGACAGACACGCAGGGAGGGCCAGGTTGGAGGATGGCTGGAAGGAGGCCCAGCCAGGATCCAGGGTGTGGGAGGCTGTCCAAGGGGGAGTTGGGACCCAGCACCCTGTGAGAATATTCTTGGATAGCTTAGCCCTCTGCAGATAAGATTAGAATTCTACTAgtggaattcagaattctaagCATGCTCTCAGAAtttaagaaagggagagaaagaaaaagagacagaatatCAAGAAGCCGTCACTTGCCCAGGCATTCCAAATCATGTCAGTCCACACTCCAGTGTAAAACACCTGGAGGCTGGAGTCCCTGGCTTACCTGGAGTCCCTGGCTTACCTGTTGTTGTCCCTGGCTTACCTGGAGTCCCTGGCTCCGGGCTTCCCTCCGCGTGCTGCTGCTCCTCCGGGTCCCCCCCGGTGGCTCTCGCGCGCCCCCAGGCGGCCACCTCGCGGAGCAGCTCCGTCACGTTGTGTTGAGTGATCTCCCCGGCCGTCTAACAGTAGAAGGGGCGTGGCCAGACGTCGGGGCCAGGATAGCGGGGCGGGGCTTAGAACGCCGGGCGTCCTCGGTCCAGGACTAGAACTCCCGCAGCTGCTTGGAGGATGTGAAGTGGGGCGGGACCTATCCCGCGGGGATGGGGCCTGTTCCCTGAATGGAGTCGTTCCCACCAAGCGACGGGCGGGGTCTGGAGCTGGGGGCGGGGCCTGCTGTGGAGACGGGGCCTTGCGCACCCACCGAcccccccagccccacctctaCCCCCAGTCCCAGCCTCGCCGCGCACCTTGACTGGCTGGCCGTTGCTGGTCCGCAGGAGGCTCTCGTCGTCCGCTTCGATGCCGAAGGCCA contains:
- the DNAAF3 gene encoding dynein axonemal assembly factor 3 isoform X7, which translates into the protein MKMRAQIPESLREEGIEILKPQFFVLENNLEAVARHMLIFSLALEEPEKMGLQERSETFLEVWGNALLRPPVAAFVRAQADLLAHLVPEPDRLEEQLPWLSLRALKFRERDALEAVFRFWTGGEKGPEAFPMSRLWDSRLRHYLGSRYDARRGVSDWDLRMKLHDRGAQVIHPQEFRRWRDTGVAFELRDSSAYHVPNRTLASGRLLSYRGERVAARGYWGDIATGPFVAFGIEADDESLLRTSNGQPVKTAGEITQHNVTELLREVAAWGRARATGGDPEEQQHAEGSPEPGTPAPTPESFTIHFLPLNSAQTLHHKSCYNGRFQLLYVACGMVHLLIPELGACVAPGGNLIVELARYLVDVRQEQLQGFHTRVRELAQAAGFAPQTGARPSETFARFCKSQESALGNTVPAVEPGTPPLDVLAQPLEASSPALEGLTQPLQGGNPHCEPCQLPSESPGSLSEVLAQPQGALAPPNCESDSKTGV
- the DNAAF3 gene encoding dynein axonemal assembly factor 3 isoform X6: MKMRAQIPESLREEGIEILKPQFFVLENNLEAVARHMLIFSLALEEPEKMGLQERSETFLEVWGNALLRPPVAAFVRAQADLLAHLVPEPDRLEEQLPWLSLRALKFRERDALEAVFRFWTGGEKGPEAFPMSRLWDSRLRHYLGSRYDARRGVSDWDLRMKLHDRGAQVIHPQEFRRWRDTGVAFELRDSSAYHVPNRTLASGRLLSYRGERVAARGYWGDIATGPFVAFGIEADDESLLRTSNGQPVKTAGEITQHNVTELLREVAAWGRARATGGDPEEQQHAEGSPEPGTPAAPTPESFTIHFLPLNSAQTLHHKSCYNGRFQLLYVACGMVHLLIPELGACVAPGGNLIVELARYLVDVRQEQLQGFHTRVRELAQAAGFAPQTGARPSETFARFCKSQESALGNTVPAVEPGTPPLDVLAQPLEASSPALEGLTQPLQGGNPHCEPCQLPSESPGSLSEVLAQPQGALAPPNCESDSKTGV